One Comamonas endophytica DNA window includes the following coding sequences:
- the era gene encoding GTPase Era: MNDATHDVAGDADGEQPDAHDPIGAMLAAAGAPLHAEGQRCGLIAIVGKPNVGKSTLMNALVGQKISITSRKAQTTRHRITGIATREATQFVFVDTPGFQTQHSTALNKSLNKTVMGAISDVDLILFVVEAGNFTLADAKVLSLFKPGIPTLLVANKLDQVHRRADIAPWLKSMQERHPFAEFVPMSAKKRDDIQRLFGICEKYLPEQPWFYGPDELTDRSEKFLVTETVREKLFRFTGDELPYTSTVVLDKFSEEKSKQHKRFVRTAVTIVVEREGHKAMVIGEKGERLKRISTEARQELERLLDGKVFLEVWVKVRSGWADDEARVRSFGYE, from the coding sequence ATGAATGACGCTACCCACGACGTAGCCGGCGACGCGGACGGGGAACAGCCCGACGCGCATGATCCCATCGGCGCGATGCTGGCCGCGGCCGGCGCGCCGCTGCATGCCGAAGGCCAGCGCTGCGGCCTGATCGCCATCGTCGGCAAGCCCAACGTCGGCAAGTCGACGCTGATGAACGCGCTGGTCGGCCAGAAGATCAGCATCACCTCGCGCAAGGCGCAGACCACGCGCCACCGCATCACCGGCATCGCCACGCGCGAAGCCACGCAGTTCGTGTTCGTCGACACGCCGGGCTTCCAGACCCAGCACTCGACCGCGCTCAACAAGTCGCTGAACAAGACCGTCATGGGCGCGATCAGCGACGTGGACCTGATCCTGTTCGTCGTCGAGGCCGGCAACTTCACGCTGGCCGACGCCAAGGTGCTGAGCCTGTTCAAGCCCGGCATCCCGACGCTGCTGGTGGCCAACAAGCTCGACCAGGTGCACCGCCGCGCGGACATCGCGCCCTGGCTCAAGAGCATGCAGGAGCGCCATCCCTTTGCCGAGTTCGTGCCGATGTCGGCCAAGAAGCGCGACGACATCCAGCGCCTGTTCGGCATCTGCGAGAAGTACCTGCCCGAGCAGCCCTGGTTCTACGGCCCGGACGAGCTCACCGACCGCAGCGAGAAGTTCCTGGTCACGGAAACCGTGCGCGAGAAGCTGTTCCGCTTCACCGGCGACGAGCTGCCCTACACCTCCACCGTGGTGCTGGACAAGTTCAGCGAGGAAAAGAGCAAGCAGCACAAGCGCTTCGTGCGCACCGCGGTGACCATCGTCGTCGAGCGCGAGGGCCACAAGGCGATGGTGATCGGCGAGAAGGGCGAACGCCTCAAGCGCATCAGCACCGAGGCGCGCCAGGAGCTCGAGCGCCTGCTCGACGGCAAGGTGTTCCTGGAAGTCTGGGTCAAGGTGCGCTCCGGCTGGGCCGACGACGAGGCGCGCGTGCGCTCCTTCGGCTACGAATAG
- the rnc gene encoding ribonuclease III: protein MQPGLIALQQRLQHTFKDPALLQRALTHRSFSADHNERLEFLGDSVLSLAISSLLYERLRAQPEGDLSRVRANLVKQDTLHRIALRLQLPEVLRLGEGEFKSGGKQRPSILADAVEALIGAVYLDAGYAPAEVVVHHLFEKVEINPQMEAAAKDAKTALQEWLQGRKMKLPQYRVVATTGAAHRQQFEIECAIAEMDLVKRGTGGSRRAGEQAAAEAMLNTLKAKNHE, encoded by the coding sequence GTGCAACCCGGACTCATCGCATTGCAGCAGCGCCTGCAGCACACATTCAAGGATCCTGCCCTGCTGCAGCGCGCGCTGACGCACCGCAGCTTTTCGGCAGACCACAACGAACGCCTGGAATTCCTCGGCGACTCGGTGCTCAGCCTGGCGATCTCCAGCCTGCTGTACGAGCGGCTGCGCGCGCAGCCCGAGGGCGACCTGTCGCGCGTGCGCGCCAACCTCGTCAAGCAGGATACGCTGCACCGCATCGCGCTGCGCCTGCAGCTGCCCGAGGTGCTGCGCCTGGGCGAGGGCGAATTCAAGTCGGGTGGCAAGCAGCGGCCCTCGATCCTTGCCGACGCGGTGGAAGCGCTGATCGGCGCGGTGTACCTCGATGCGGGCTATGCGCCAGCCGAGGTGGTGGTGCACCACCTGTTCGAGAAGGTCGAGATCAATCCGCAGATGGAGGCAGCGGCCAAGGACGCGAAGACCGCACTCCAGGAATGGCTGCAGGGCCGCAAGATGAAGCTGCCGCAGTACCGTGTGGTGGCGACCACCGGCGCGGCGCACCGCCAGCAGTTCGAGATCGAATGCGCCATCGCCGAGATGGACCTGGTCAAGCGCGGCACGGGCGGCTCCCGCCGCGCGGGCGAGCAGGCCGCGGCCGAGGCCATGTTGAACACATTGAAAGCAAAGAACCATGAATGA
- a CDS encoding DUF4845 domain-containing protein, which yields MHNIARRTRQRGLSFLGLVFMAVVAVSVVAIGGQSVPIFLEYQAVLKAADKAAREGKTVPEVRAIFDRAATIDNIKSIQGSDLEVTKHNERVQVAFSYSREIALAGPAHLVYRFEKQIP from the coding sequence ATGCACAACATCGCCCGCCGCACGCGCCAGCGTGGGCTGTCCTTCCTGGGCCTGGTGTTCATGGCCGTGGTGGCTGTCTCGGTGGTCGCCATCGGCGGACAATCCGTCCCCATCTTCCTGGAATACCAGGCCGTGCTCAAGGCGGCGGACAAAGCCGCCCGCGAGGGCAAGACGGTGCCGGAGGTGCGCGCCATCTTCGACCGCGCCGCGACGATCGACAATATCAAATCCATCCAGGGCTCGGACCTGGAGGTGACCAAGCACAACGAACGGGTGCAGGTGGCCTTCAGCTACTCCCGCGAGATAGCGCTCGCGGGGCCAGCCCATCTCGTTTACCGTTTTGAGAAGCAGATTCCCTAG
- the lepB gene encoding signal peptidase I — translation MRAMQWITAAVLGAFLGYIAAWYLGFLQGNFSLLLFLATVVTGVYWVAERLYFWPRRRAAAAALEQSMVERRAELDRKGIAKVDLEVSPEARGRVLMQPWWLDWTAGLFPVIAIVFVLRSFLFEPFKIPSGSMIPTLLVGDLILVNKFTYGVRLPVLNKKVIEVSTPERGDVMVFRFPPQPTLDYIKRVVGVPGDEIGYFNKRLTINGQPVETAKLPDFFEKDEMKYFQQFEEKLGGKAHRLLNNANASAFIQGASDFPFRENCRYSVEGVSCKVPEGHYFVMGDNRDNSLDSRYWGFVPDENIVGKAFFVWMNFGDLKRIGSFH, via the coding sequence ATGCGAGCAATGCAATGGATCACGGCGGCCGTGCTGGGCGCCTTCTTGGGCTACATCGCTGCCTGGTATCTGGGTTTCCTGCAGGGCAACTTCTCGCTGCTGCTGTTCCTGGCCACCGTGGTGACCGGCGTGTACTGGGTGGCCGAGCGCCTGTATTTCTGGCCGCGCCGGCGTGCCGCCGCGGCCGCGCTCGAGCAGTCGATGGTCGAGCGCCGCGCCGAGCTCGACCGCAAGGGCATCGCCAAGGTCGATCTCGAGGTCAGCCCCGAGGCCCGGGGCCGCGTGCTGATGCAGCCCTGGTGGCTGGACTGGACGGCGGGCCTGTTCCCGGTGATCGCCATCGTCTTCGTGCTGCGTTCCTTCCTGTTCGAGCCCTTCAAGATTCCCTCGGGCTCGATGATCCCCACGCTGCTGGTCGGCGACCTGATCCTGGTCAACAAGTTCACCTATGGCGTGCGCCTGCCGGTGCTCAACAAGAAGGTCATCGAGGTCTCCACCCCCGAGCGCGGCGACGTGATGGTGTTCCGCTTCCCGCCGCAGCCCACGCTGGACTACATCAAGCGCGTGGTCGGCGTGCCCGGCGACGAGATCGGCTACTTCAACAAGCGCCTGACCATCAATGGCCAGCCCGTCGAGACTGCCAAGCTTCCCGACTTCTTTGAAAAGGACGAGATGAAGTATTTCCAGCAGTTCGAGGAAAAGCTCGGCGGCAAGGCGCATCGGCTGCTCAACAATGCCAATGCGTCGGCCTTCATCCAGGGCGCGAGCGACTTCCCGTTCCGCGAGAACTGCCGCTACAGTGTCGAGGGCGTGAGCTGCAAGGTGCCCGAAGGGCATTACTTCGTGATGGGCGACAATCGCGACAACTCGCTGGATTCCCGCTACTGGGGCTTCGTGCCCGACGAGAACATCGTCGGCAAGGCCTTCTTTGTCTGGATGAACTTCGGCGATCTCAAACGCATCGGCAGCTTCCATTGA
- the lepA gene encoding translation elongation factor 4, with amino-acid sequence MKHIRNFSIIAHIDHGKSTLADRLIQRCGGLAERQMEAQVLDSMDIEKERGITIKAQTAALQYKARDGQVYNLNLIDTPGHVDFSYEVSRSLSACEGALLVVDASQGVEAQTVANCYTALDLGVEVVSVLNKMDLPNADPDNAKAEIEDVIGIDATDAIPCSAKSGMGVDDILEAIVAKIPHPKGEPEAPLRAMIIDSWFDPYVGVVMLVRVVDGQLRKNERIKLMATGAVYEAGSLGVFTPANEAREALRAGEVGYVICGIKELKAAKVGDTITLEKKLPNNLGPAEQALPGFKEIQPQVFAGLYPTEASEYDSLRDALEKLQLNDASLQYEAEVSQALGFGFRCGFLGLLHMEIVQERLEREFDQDLITTAPSVVYEVVKGDGEVIMVENPSKMPDQGRLQEIREPIVTVHLYMPQEYVGPVMTLANQKRGVQINMAYHGRQVMLTYEMPLGEIVLDFFDKLKSVSRGYASMDYEFKEYRASDVVKVDILLNGEKVDALSIIVHRSQSAYRGRAVVAKMREIISRQMFDVAIQAAIGANIIARETVKALRKNVLAKCYGGDISRKRKLLEKQKAGKKRMKQIGAVEVPQEAFLAILQVED; translated from the coding sequence ATGAAGCACATCAGAAATTTCTCCATCATTGCGCATATCGACCATGGCAAGTCGACCCTTGCGGACCGACTGATCCAACGCTGCGGTGGTCTCGCCGAGCGCCAAATGGAAGCGCAGGTGCTGGACTCGATGGACATCGAGAAAGAGCGCGGCATCACCATCAAGGCACAGACGGCAGCGCTGCAGTACAAGGCCAGGGACGGCCAGGTCTACAACCTGAACCTGATCGACACCCCGGGCCACGTCGACTTCTCGTACGAAGTCAGCCGTTCGCTGTCGGCCTGCGAAGGCGCACTGCTGGTGGTCGATGCCTCGCAGGGCGTCGAGGCCCAGACCGTGGCCAACTGCTACACCGCGCTGGACCTGGGCGTCGAGGTGGTGTCGGTGCTCAACAAGATGGATCTGCCCAATGCCGATCCCGACAACGCCAAGGCCGAGATCGAGGACGTGATCGGCATCGACGCGACGGATGCGATCCCCTGCTCGGCCAAGAGCGGCATGGGCGTCGACGACATCCTCGAGGCCATCGTGGCGAAGATCCCCCATCCCAAGGGCGAGCCCGAGGCGCCGCTGCGCGCGATGATCATCGACAGCTGGTTCGACCCCTATGTGGGCGTCGTCATGCTGGTGCGCGTGGTCGACGGCCAGCTCAGGAAGAACGAGCGCATCAAGCTGATGGCCACGGGGGCGGTCTATGAAGCCGGCTCGCTGGGCGTGTTCACGCCCGCCAACGAGGCGCGCGAGGCGCTGCGCGCGGGCGAGGTGGGCTACGTGATCTGCGGCATCAAGGAGCTCAAGGCCGCCAAGGTCGGCGACACCATCACGCTGGAAAAGAAGCTGCCCAACAACCTGGGCCCGGCCGAGCAGGCGCTGCCCGGCTTCAAGGAGATCCAGCCCCAGGTGTTCGCCGGCCTGTATCCGACCGAAGCCAGCGAGTACGACTCGCTGCGCGACGCGCTCGAGAAACTGCAGCTCAACGACGCCTCGCTGCAGTACGAGGCCGAGGTCTCGCAGGCGCTGGGCTTCGGCTTCCGCTGCGGCTTCCTGGGCCTGCTGCACATGGAGATCGTGCAGGAGCGCCTGGAGCGTGAGTTCGACCAGGACCTGATCACCACCGCGCCCAGCGTGGTCTACGAGGTGGTCAAGGGCGACGGCGAGGTGATCATGGTCGAGAACCCGTCCAAGATGCCCGACCAGGGCCGGCTCCAGGAAATCCGCGAGCCCATCGTCACCGTGCACCTCTACATGCCGCAGGAATACGTGGGCCCGGTGATGACGCTGGCCAACCAGAAGCGCGGCGTGCAGATCAACATGGCCTACCACGGCCGCCAGGTCATGCTGACCTACGAGATGCCGCTGGGCGAGATCGTGCTGGACTTCTTCGACAAGCTCAAGAGCGTCTCGCGCGGCTATGCCTCGATGGACTACGAGTTCAAGGAGTACCGCGCCTCCGACGTGGTCAAGGTCGACATCCTGCTCAACGGCGAAAAGGTCGATGCGCTGTCGATCATCGTGCACCGCTCGCAGTCCGCCTACCGCGGCCGCGCCGTGGTCGCCAAGATGCGCGAAATCATCAGCCGCCAGATGTTCGACGTTGCCATCCAGGCCGCGATCGGCGCCAACATCATCGCCCGCGAGACCGTCAAGGCGCTGCGCAAGAACGTGCTGGCCAAGTGCTACGGCGGCGACATCAGCCGCAAGCGCAAGCTGCTGGAAAAGCAAAAGGCCGGCAAGAAGCGCATGAAGCAGATCGGCGCCGTCGAAGTGCCGCAGGAAGCCTTTCTGGCGATTTTGCAAGTGGAGGATTGA
- a CDS encoding DegQ family serine endoprotease gives MAAASAGALLPASALAQAPAALPSAAAAAVRGLPDFTDLVEQVGPSVVNIRTSEKVASRNNAAGMDEEMLEFFRRFGVPIPNLPQRPQRPQQPQQPEEEQARGVGSGFILTQDGYVMTNAHVVEGASEVIVTLTDKREFKAKIIGSDKRTDVAVVKIEARGLPAVKVGDVNRLKVGEWVMAIGSPFGLENSVTAGIVSAKQRDTGEYIPFIQTDVAINPGNSGGPLINLRGEVVGINSQIYSRSGGFMGISFAIPMDEAIRVSDQLRTSGRVTRGRIGVQIGAVTKDVAESIGLGKPQGALVSAVEAGSPAEKAGIEAGDVITRYEGKPIEKFGDLPRMVGNTKPGTKSAITVFRRGSQRDLSITIAEVEPDEKAQTAAAPGDDKAPKSSSAAAQQLGLGVAELSEAQKKDLKIKGGVRVVSAEGAAARAGLREGDVLLAVANTEIANLKGFEAALAKADKAKPINLLVRRGEWAQYVLIRPSR, from the coding sequence ATGGCAGCCGCGTCGGCGGGCGCGCTTCTGCCCGCCTCGGCGCTGGCCCAGGCGCCGGCCGCGCTGCCCTCCGCCGCCGCGGCGGCCGTGCGCGGCCTGCCGGACTTCACCGACCTGGTCGAACAGGTCGGGCCGTCGGTGGTCAACATCCGCACCTCGGAAAAGGTCGCCAGCCGCAACAACGCCGCCGGCATGGACGAGGAGATGCTGGAGTTCTTCCGGCGCTTCGGCGTGCCCATTCCCAACCTGCCGCAGCGCCCGCAGCGGCCCCAGCAGCCGCAGCAGCCCGAAGAGGAGCAGGCGCGCGGCGTGGGCTCGGGCTTCATCCTGACGCAGGATGGCTACGTCATGACCAACGCGCATGTGGTCGAGGGTGCCTCCGAAGTCATCGTGACGCTGACCGACAAGCGCGAGTTCAAGGCCAAGATCATCGGTTCGGACAAGCGCACCGACGTGGCCGTGGTGAAGATCGAGGCCCGCGGCCTGCCCGCCGTCAAGGTCGGCGACGTCAACCGCCTCAAGGTCGGCGAGTGGGTCATGGCCATCGGCTCGCCCTTCGGCCTGGAGAACAGCGTCACCGCCGGCATCGTCAGCGCCAAGCAGCGCGACACGGGTGAATACATTCCCTTCATCCAGACCGACGTGGCCATCAACCCCGGCAACTCGGGCGGCCCGCTGATCAACCTGCGCGGCGAGGTGGTGGGCATCAACAGCCAGATCTACTCGCGCTCGGGCGGCTTCATGGGCATTTCCTTTGCCATTCCCATGGACGAGGCGATCCGCGTCAGCGACCAGCTGCGCACCTCGGGCCGCGTGACGCGCGGGCGCATCGGCGTGCAGATCGGCGCCGTGACCAAGGACGTCGCCGAATCCATCGGCCTGGGCAAGCCCCAGGGCGCGCTGGTCAGCGCCGTCGAGGCCGGCTCGCCGGCCGAGAAGGCGGGCATCGAGGCGGGCGACGTGATCACGCGCTACGAAGGCAAGCCGATCGAGAAGTTCGGCGACCTGCCGCGCATGGTGGGCAACACCAAGCCCGGCACCAAGAGCGCCATCACGGTGTTCCGCCGCGGCAGCCAGCGCGACCTGAGCATCACCATTGCCGAGGTCGAGCCCGATGAGAAGGCCCAGACCGCTGCGGCGCCAGGCGATGACAAGGCACCCAAGTCGTCGTCGGCCGCGGCCCAGCAGCTGGGCCTGGGCGTTGCCGAGTTGAGCGAAGCGCAGAAGAAGGACCTGAAGATCAAGGGCGGCGTGCGCGTGGTCTCGGCCGAGGGCGCGGCCGCGCGTGCCGGCCTGCGCGAGGGCGACGTGCTGCTGGCCGTGGCCAACACCGAGATCGCCAACCTCAAGGGCTTCGAGGCCGCGCTGGCCAAGGCCGACAAGGCCAAGCCGATCAACCTGCTGGTGCGCCGCGGCGAGTGGGCGCAGTATGTGCTGATCCGTCCGTCGCGCTGA
- a CDS encoding sigma-E factor negative regulatory protein — MNQDLNQSQREQLSALADGELAAGDIGTALAFADSDEGRQAWQLYQLVGDVLRSPELAHHAQHDVLSGVRAELAREPRLQPAQLRPIAAAHAPERAANASVFRWKMAAGVASFAAVAAFGWSSLRTGSDSGMQLVQNDTPQQSVPGEMLAMQAGPGAPIMLRDPRLDELLAAHRQYSSVAALQMPANFLRNASFSDASVHH; from the coding sequence ATGAATCAAGATCTGAACCAAAGTCAAAGAGAACAGCTGTCGGCATTGGCCGACGGGGAACTGGCGGCCGGGGATATTGGCACGGCGCTGGCGTTCGCGGACAGCGATGAAGGCCGCCAGGCCTGGCAGCTGTACCAGCTGGTGGGCGATGTGCTGCGCTCGCCGGAGCTGGCGCACCACGCGCAGCACGACGTGCTGTCGGGCGTGCGCGCCGAGCTGGCGCGCGAGCCGCGGCTGCAGCCTGCGCAGCTGCGGCCCATTGCCGCGGCGCACGCACCCGAGCGCGCGGCCAACGCTTCCGTGTTCCGCTGGAAGATGGCCGCCGGCGTGGCCTCGTTCGCGGCCGTGGCCGCGTTCGGCTGGAGCTCGCTGCGCACGGGCAGCGACAGCGGCATGCAGCTGGTGCAGAACGACACGCCCCAGCAGTCGGTGCCTGGCGAGATGCTGGCCATGCAGGCCGGTCCGGGCGCGCCGATCATGCTGCGCGACCCGCGCCTCGACGAGCTGCTGGCCGCGCACCGCCAGTACAGCAGCGTCGCGGCACTGCAGATGCCGGCGAACTTCCTGCGCAACGCGAGTTTTTCCGACGCTTCCGTGCACCATTGA
- the rpoE gene encoding RNA polymerase sigma factor RpoE, whose amino-acid sequence MKPSVTPPSTSDSDLQLVERTNAGDQRAFELLVIKYQRRIERLIARMVRDTDQVQDIAQETFIRAYRALHQFRGEAQFYTWLYRIAVNTAKKALLDMKRNPVVADSALRNQSDEHETSAAGQELTTDETPETVLAAQEIAEAVNAAMQALPEELRQAVTLREIEGLSYEEIAAAMECPIGTVRSRIFRAREAISARVKPLLENQTGKRW is encoded by the coding sequence ATGAAGCCTTCCGTGACTCCTCCCTCCACCAGCGACAGCGACCTCCAATTGGTGGAGCGGACCAATGCCGGGGACCAGCGGGCCTTCGAGCTGCTGGTGATCAAGTACCAGCGCCGCATCGAGCGCCTGATCGCGCGCATGGTGCGCGACACCGACCAGGTGCAGGACATCGCGCAGGAAACCTTCATCCGCGCCTACCGCGCGCTGCACCAGTTCCGCGGCGAGGCCCAGTTCTATACCTGGCTGTACCGGATCGCGGTCAATACCGCGAAGAAGGCGCTGCTCGACATGAAGCGCAATCCGGTGGTGGCGGATTCGGCATTGCGCAACCAGAGCGACGAACATGAAACTTCTGCCGCTGGACAAGAACTAACCACGGACGAGACACCGGAGACGGTGCTGGCGGCCCAGGAAATCGCCGAGGCGGTGAACGCCGCGATGCAGGCCCTGCCCGAGGAATTGCGCCAGGCGGTGACGCTGCGCGAGATCGAGGGCCTGAGCTACGAGGAGATTGCCGCGGCCATGGAGTGTCCGATCGGCACGGTGCGTTCGCGCATCTTTCGTGCACGCGAGGCGATTTCTGCGCGGGTCAAGCCGCTGCTGGAGAACCAGACGGGCAAGCGTTGGTAA
- the fabF gene encoding beta-ketoacyl-ACP synthase II, with the protein MSRRRVVVTGLGCISPVGNTVADAWANILAGQSGIDLITKFDTSNFSCKIAGEVKGFDVESYISAKDARGMDSFIHYGIAAAAQAVQDAGLPTGEALSEDLATRIGCVVGSGIGGLPLIENTQIELGNRGPRRITPFFVPASIINMVAGHVSMRFGFKGPNLAVVTACTTGLHCIGEAGRMIEYGDADVVIAGGTEATVSPLGVGGFAAMRALSTRNDDPKTASRPWDKDRDGFVLGEGAGMLVLEEYEHAKARGARIYAELAGYGMSADAGHMTAPNMDGPRRAMLNAMRNAGVNADQVDYLNAHGTSTPLGDLNETRAIKAALGDHAKDMVVSSTKSMTGHLLGGAGGIESVFTVLALHHQKVPPTINIFSQDPDCDLDYCANTARDMKIDVALKNNFGFGGTNGSLIFKRI; encoded by the coding sequence ATGAGCCGTCGTCGCGTTGTCGTGACCGGCCTGGGTTGCATCAGCCCCGTAGGTAACACGGTGGCGGATGCCTGGGCCAATATCCTGGCCGGCCAGTCCGGAATTGACCTCATCACGAAGTTCGACACCTCGAACTTCTCCTGCAAGATCGCGGGTGAGGTCAAAGGATTTGATGTCGAGTCCTATATCAGCGCAAAGGATGCGCGCGGTATGGACAGCTTCATCCACTATGGCATTGCGGCCGCGGCGCAGGCGGTGCAGGATGCGGGCCTGCCCACGGGCGAAGCCCTGTCCGAGGACCTTGCCACGCGCATCGGCTGCGTGGTGGGCTCCGGCATCGGCGGCCTGCCGCTGATCGAGAATACACAGATCGAACTGGGCAACCGCGGCCCGCGCCGCATCACCCCGTTCTTCGTGCCCGCGTCCATCATCAACATGGTGGCCGGCCACGTGTCCATGCGCTTCGGCTTCAAGGGCCCGAACCTCGCCGTGGTCACGGCCTGTACCACCGGGCTGCACTGCATCGGCGAAGCCGGCCGCATGATCGAGTACGGCGACGCCGACGTGGTGATCGCCGGCGGCACCGAAGCCACGGTCTCGCCCCTGGGCGTGGGCGGCTTTGCCGCCATGCGTGCGCTTTCGACGCGCAACGACGACCCGAAGACGGCGTCGCGTCCCTGGGACAAGGACCGTGACGGCTTCGTGCTGGGCGAGGGCGCCGGCATGCTGGTGCTCGAGGAGTACGAGCACGCCAAGGCCCGCGGCGCCAGGATCTACGCCGAACTGGCGGGCTACGGCATGAGTGCCGACGCCGGCCACATGACCGCGCCCAACATGGACGGCCCACGCCGCGCCATGCTCAACGCCATGCGCAATGCAGGAGTCAACGCCGACCAGGTGGACTACCTCAACGCCCATGGCACTTCCACGCCGCTGGGCGACCTCAACGAGACGCGCGCCATCAAGGCCGCGCTCGGCGACCATGCGAAAGACATGGTGGTGAGCTCGACCAAGTCGATGACCGGCCACCTGCTGGGCGGCGCCGGCGGCATCGAGAGCGTGTTCACGGTGCTGGCGCTGCACCACCAGAAGGTGCCGCCGACCATCAACATCTTCTCGCAGGATCCGGACTGCGATCTCGACTACTGCGCGAATACCGCGCGGGACATGAAGATCGACGTGGCGCTGAAGAACAACTTCGGTTTCGGCGGGACCAACGGCTCGCTGATCTTCAAGCGGATCTGA
- the acpP gene encoding acyl carrier protein, whose product MSDIEARVKKIIAEQLGVEESQVTSEKAFVADLGADSLDTVELVMALEDEFGIEIPDEDAEKITTVQNAIDYANTHQKA is encoded by the coding sequence ATGAGCGATATCGAAGCACGTGTCAAAAAAATCATCGCCGAACAACTCGGCGTGGAAGAGTCTCAAGTCACCAGCGAAAAGGCCTTCGTGGCTGATCTGGGTGCCGACTCGCTGGACACCGTGGAACTGGTGATGGCTTTGGAAGACGAGTTCGGCATCGAGATTCCCGACGAAGACGCCGAGAAGATCACGACGGTGCAGAACGCCATCGACTACGCCAACACCCACCAGAAGGCCTAA